The Vibrio penaeicida sequence ATGTAATTCGCTGGTCGTTGTCGTTAGTCTTTAGCAAGAAAAAAGGCTACCGAAGTAGCCTTTTTACGTTTTGTGTATCTGTTGCGATTACACGGACTCTTCTCGAATATCTCGTTGAGCGGCTTTTGCCTCATCAACTCTCGCAAGCTTTTCTAGATCTTTATCTTCAACAAATACTGGCAGCGGTTTGTGATCCTCTGCTAAGTAGCTGTAAATTACTGGAAGAACGAACAAGGTGAAAAGCGTCCCTATCGCCAATCCAGCAACGATAACAATACCAATACTGAAACGTTGAGCAGCACCTGCACCAGTTGCATACATCAGAGGTATCAAACCTGCGATCATGGCTGCTGTTGTCATCAGGATAGGGCGAAGACGCACCTTCGCCGCTTCCATTACTGCCTGCATCTTGTTCTTTTTATTATGAAGTTGTTCTTCTTTGGCAACTTCACAAATCAAAATGCCGTGCTTGGTTATGAGACCGACGAGCGTAATCAACCCGACTTGCGAGTAGATATTCATGGATGCGGCGCCCCACGCCAGCGCGATTAACGCTCCACATATGGCGAGCGGCACAGAAACCATAATGACCAGTGGATCTTTCACCGACTCGAATTGAATAGCCAATACAAGGAAGATGATGGCCAAAGCTAAGCCAAATGTTGCGTACAGTGCGCTGCCTTCTGTTACGAACTGACGTGATGCTCCCATGTAATCATGGTTGTATCCCGCAGGCAGTTTGGTTTCCGCTATATTTTCAAACCAGTTTATCGCTTCACCCATAGCAATACCTGGTGTTGGTACTGCACCTACAGTTGCCGAATTTAACTGATTGAAGTGTGGTAGTGAGCGAGGCTCCGCAACCACATCAATAGAAATCAGGCTTCCTAGTGGTATGGAATTACCATCTGCCGCTCGAACGTAATAGTTGTTCATGGATTCTGGGTTTAAGCGATACTTACGCTCTACTTGAGGAATCACTTCGTAAGAACGACCATTTAGGTCAATACGGTTCACATAGCCATCAGCCATCATTGTGCTGAGCGTGATGCCAATGTCTTGCATGGTCACGCCATAAACACCGGCTTTATCTTTGTCTATATTGATCTTCATGGTGGCTGAATCGTAGTTCAGATCGAGATCAGAGTAGACAAACAGTGGGCTCGTATTGACTTCCGTTAATACGTCCGTCGCGACTTGGAACAAGCTCTCAAAACTATTCGGTGTTGTCATAACAAACTGAATAGGAAGACCAGAGCCCGCGCCCGGTAGTTCAGGCATTTCAAACGCCGTTACCGACATGCCTGGAACATCTTGCACCAACTTACTTACGCGATCTTTGACTTCCGCTTGGCTTGCTTCACGCTCGCTCCACGGCACCATGGATGCAATACCGAAAGCTTGGTTTGAGTTAGGCACTCCAGTGAACACCTGAGCAAACGCCACTTCTGGCTGGTCTGACAGGATTTTGTTCACATCATTCATGGTGTTTTGCATGTAGTCGAGGTTCGCGTTTGATGGCGCTGTACCCATCAACATCACGACACCTTTATCCTCAGATGGCGCAAGCTCACTCGGTATGAACTTGAACAACATTGGAAGGCTGGCAAACACGATGATAGCGAAAGCAATAATGACAGGGCGATGCTGCATTACAGCGACTAACATACCTTCGTAGCGATCCGACATTCTGTCTAGGAATTGATGAACGGTTTTCTCGAATTTGCTTGGTTGTTCGTTGGCTTTCAGCATTTTCGAACACATCATCGGAGAAAGTGTTAACGCCACGATACCTGAAACAAATACTGCCCCAGCAAGAGTAAGGGCGAACTCCTTAAACAGAGAACCGGTGATACCGCCCATCATTGCGATTGGTGCGTATACCGCCCCTAAGGTCAGCGTCATGGCAATAACAGGCACCGCAATTTCACGTGTACCAATGATAGCTGCGCGGAATGGCGATTCCCCCAGTTTGATATGACGGTCGACGTTTTCCAAAACAACAATGGCATCATCAACCACCAAGCCGATAGCCAGAACCATAGCCAGCAGTGTCATTAGGTTCCAAGAGAAACCCATTGCTTGCATCACCATAGCCACACCAATTAGTGACAA is a genomic window containing:
- a CDS encoding multidrug efflux RND transporter permease subunit; translated protein: MRFTDVFIKRPVLAVSISFLIALLGLQAIFKMQVREYPEMTNTVVTVSTGYYGASADLIQGFITQPLEQAVAQADNIDFMTSQSVLGKSTITVTMKLNTDPNAALADILAKTNSVRSQLPKEAEDPTVTMSTGSTTAVLYIGFTSDELVSSQLTDYLERVINPQLFTVNGVSKIDLYGGLKYALRVWLDPTKMGALNLTATDVMTVLNANNYQSATGQAIGEFVLYNGSADTQISSVEELSRLVVKNGEGLVIRLGDIAKVSLEKSHDVYRASANGQEAVVAAINAAPSANPINIAADVLELLPTLEKNLPSNIKMEVMYDSTIAINESIQEVIKTILEAALIVLVVITIFLGSFRAVLIPIVTIPLSLIGVAMVMQAMGFSWNLMTLLAMVLAIGLVVDDAIVVLENVDRHIKLGESPFRAAIIGTREIAVPVIAMTLTLGAVYAPIAMMGGITGSLFKEFALTLAGAVFVSGIVALTLSPMMCSKMLKANEQPSKFEKTVHQFLDRMSDRYEGMLVAVMQHRPVIIAFAIIVFASLPMLFKFIPSELAPSEDKGVVMLMGTAPSNANLDYMQNTMNDVNKILSDQPEVAFAQVFTGVPNSNQAFGIASMVPWSEREASQAEVKDRVSKLVQDVPGMSVTAFEMPELPGAGSGLPIQFVMTTPNSFESLFQVATDVLTEVNTSPLFVYSDLDLNYDSATMKINIDKDKAGVYGVTMQDIGITLSTMMADGYVNRIDLNGRSYEVIPQVERKYRLNPESMNNYYVRAADGNSIPLGSLISIDVVAEPRSLPHFNQLNSATVGAVPTPGIAMGEAINWFENIAETKLPAGYNHDYMGASRQFVTEGSALYATFGLALAIIFLVLAIQFESVKDPLVIMVSVPLAICGALIALAWGAASMNIYSQVGLITLVGLITKHGILICEVAKEEQLHNKKNKMQAVMEAAKVRLRPILMTTAAMIAGLIPLMYATGAGAAQRFSIGIVIVAGLAIGTLFTLFVLPVIYSYLAEDHKPLPVFVEDKDLEKLARVDEAKAAQRDIREESV